Proteins encoded together in one Myotis daubentonii chromosome 17, mMyoDau2.1, whole genome shotgun sequence window:
- the LOC132220129 gene encoding tripartite motif-containing protein 60-like, whose translation MASCPICLDYLRDPVTTECGHNFCSSCIHQRWEGLQGTFPCPVCLHHCPDRSLKRNTQLCHVTEIVQQITGMRGKRKRQEERPCKKHRENLALFCGKDLELLCAQCRVSSDHGDHLLMPIEEAAATHRRKLKSYIESLTEQIKDTENRSEMQVSKCFELRQRIEHQKDELHSEVKQLKDFLEKEHNAMLSSLLTETTNVEEKLMEEKNQISNHSSILNSQLGDIIHKCLQTDVDLLTGIESIHNRYDKLKTLTIFSYQLKEESCSLPPHYFGLRKMIHTFQVDLTLDPETAHPSLIISRDRKSVTHRTSFGLQNLQACTSYPAVLSSKGFDAGRHFWQVEVRGKGAWSLGLCKESFPKNTPMRPSPRNGCWQLQFWTKASDTWDSGNWERIGIFLDYELGEVSFYNLRNRSHLYTFRERFTVKLMPYFCLGASSKSLVMRIVKDE comes from the coding sequence ATGGCCAGCTGTCCCATCTGCCTGGATTACCTGAGAGACCCAGTGACCACTGAGTGTGGGCACAACTTCTGTTCCTCCTGCATCCACCAGCGCTGGGAAGGTCTACAGGGCACCTTTCCCTGTCCTGTCTGCCTCCACCACTGCCCTGACAGGAGCTTGAAGAGGAACACCCAATTGTGTCACGTGACCGAGATTGTTCAGCAGATTACCGGCAtgaggggaaagaggaaaaggcaaGAGGAACGCCCGTGTAAGAAGCACCGTGAGAAtctggccctgttctgtgggaaGGACCTGGAGCTATTGTGTGCCCAGTGCAGGGTCTCCTCTGATCACGGGGATCACCTCCTGATGCCCATTGAAGAAGCTGCAGCTACTCACAGGAGGAAGCTCAAGAGCTATATTGAGTCCTTGACCGAGCAGATTAAAGATACTGAAAATCGGTCAGAAATGCAAGTGTCAAAATGTTTTGAATTGAGACAGAGGATTGAACATCAAAAGGATGAATTGCACTCTGAAGTTAAACAACTTAAAGATTTTTTGGAAAAGGAACACAATGCAATGCTTAGCAGTTTGCTAACTGAAACAACAAATGTTGAAGAAAAATTaatggaagagaaaaaccaaatatCAAACCACAGCTCCATATTAAACAGTCAGCTTGGTGATATTATCCATAAGTGTTTGCAGACAGACGTGGATTTACTCACTGGTATTGAAAGTATCCACAACAGGTATGATAAGCTAAAGACCCTCACCATCTTTTCATATCAATTAAAGGAGGAGAGTTGCTCTCTCCCCCCACATTATTTTGGCCTGCGTAAAATGATCCACACATTTCAGGTAGATTTGACACTGGATCCTGAAACAGCCCATCCAAGTCTCATTATCTCAAGAGATAGAAAAAGTGTGACCCATAGGACATCATTTGGTCTTCAAAATCTTCAGGCATGCACTTCTTACCCAGCTGTCCTGAGTTCTAAGGGATTTGATGCTGGCAGGCATTTTTGGCAGGTAGAAGTAAGAGGCAAAGGGGCATGGTCCTTAGGCCTGTGTAAGGAATCTTTCCCCAAGAATACTCCTATGAGACCATCCCCAAGAAATGGCTGCTGGCAGCTTCAGTTCTGGACAAAGGCATCTGACACATGGGATTCAGGCAACTGGGAACGGATAGGCATTTTTCTGGACTATGAGTTGGGagaagtttcattttataatttgagaAATAGATCACATTTGTATACTTTCAGGGAAAGGTTTACAGTAAAACTTATGCCCTATTTCTGCCTAGGAGCTTCTTCAAAATCACTTGTAATGCGTATAGTCAAAGATGAATGA